The following are encoded in a window of Arthrobacter sp. SLBN-100 genomic DNA:
- the mftF gene encoding mycofactocin biosynthesis glycosyltransferase MftF (Members of this protein family, MftF, are glycosyltransferases, members of PF00535 (glycosyl transferase family 2). The encoding gene is found as part of the mycofactocin cassette, in Mycobacterium tuberculosis, many other Actinobacteria, and occasional members of other lineages. Mycofactocin itself, a putative redox carrier, is a heavily modified derivative of the C-terminal Val-Tyr dipeptide of the mycofactocin precursor MftA (TIGR03969).) yields the protein MRFRGNEGIKHVTTPYVAFADSDIVLHPDTIPLLLKHFNDRSVALAGPRVLGWDHGKGMNWIERYEEARSSLDLGIFPATVRPRSPVSGLPGAFLLARTEALGDGFAAGSRVGEDVDLVWRMVEQGWRVRFEPQAKVWHEHRQSIREWLSRKAFYGTSAHALSLRHPEAIAPAVFAPWSVAVVAVLLCQRKWSLPAAGAIAACAAWGISKKLGRSTHPVQIAASLTARGALAAQTQTMALLVRHWWPLAITGSLFSRRLRRALAMACVVDAVWEYHRTRPQLGSFRFAIARRLDDLAYGTGVWSSALRGRSLRCLLPDVRKNPN from the coding sequence GTGCGGTTTCGAGGCAACGAAGGCATCAAACACGTAACGACACCATACGTAGCCTTCGCCGATTCCGACATAGTGCTCCATCCAGATACGATTCCGCTCCTTTTGAAGCACTTTAACGACCGGAGCGTGGCTCTGGCGGGACCCCGCGTCCTTGGCTGGGACCACGGAAAAGGCATGAACTGGATCGAACGGTACGAAGAGGCAAGATCCTCCCTGGATCTGGGGATTTTCCCTGCAACGGTCAGGCCTCGATCCCCTGTGTCGGGGCTGCCAGGTGCATTTCTGCTTGCCAGAACCGAAGCGCTGGGTGACGGATTCGCCGCTGGCAGCCGGGTCGGAGAGGACGTGGACCTCGTTTGGCGCATGGTTGAACAGGGATGGCGGGTACGCTTCGAACCGCAGGCAAAAGTTTGGCACGAACATCGGCAAAGCATCAGAGAATGGCTGTCCCGGAAGGCGTTCTATGGAACGTCGGCCCACGCCCTTTCTCTTAGGCACCCGGAGGCAATCGCGCCAGCGGTCTTCGCACCCTGGTCCGTCGCCGTCGTCGCCGTCCTCCTGTGCCAGCGCAAATGGTCGCTACCGGCAGCAGGAGCGATAGCTGCCTGTGCCGCATGGGGGATCTCCAAGAAACTCGGCAGAAGCACGCATCCAGTCCAAATTGCTGCCAGTCTGACTGCGCGCGGAGCACTCGCAGCACAAACGCAAACCATGGCCCTCCTTGTCCGCCACTGGTGGCCTCTGGCGATTACCGGGAGCCTCTTCTCCCGGAGACTGCGACGCGCCCTTGCAATGGCTTGTGTAGTGGACGCGGTGTGGGAATACCACCGCACGCGTCCTCAACTCGGCTCTTTTCGGTTTGCCATTGCCCGTCGTCTCGACGATCTCGCGTACGGAACTGGAGTCTGGTCCAGCGCTCTGAGAGGCCGATCCCTCCGGTGCCTGCTGCCCGACGTCCGGAAGAACCCGAACTGA